The Arachis hypogaea cultivar Tifrunner chromosome 14, arahy.Tifrunner.gnm2.J5K5, whole genome shotgun sequence genome has a segment encoding these proteins:
- the LOC112798284 gene encoding galactolipase DONGLE, chloroplastic-like — MASATHPPSINHVTFSQTTLPKSHSFGQVSLPMPTTNNRLHSSSSLEAQGFINTLVSNNTNKPITTTTLYNLWREVQGCNDWENLLNPLHPLLREEIIRYGQFVRASYKAFDLDPTSKRYLNCKYGKKTMLKQVGMADSSDHDYQVTKYIYATPPHINIIPPSARWIGYVAVSSDESLQTLGRRDIVITFRGTVTNLEWISNLMSALTPANLDPQDPRPDVQVESGFLSLYTSEESAAKKFGLQSCREQLLSEVSRLMRKHKGESVSITLAGHSLGSALALLLAYDIAELGLNNSSNRQEEVPVTVFSFGGPRVGNLQFKKRCEELGVKVLRIANVNDPITKLPGVVFNDDNLPWSCSCYAHVGVELLLDFFNVQNPSCVHDLDTYIRLVRNPIVNNSDRVQQQEPLMNLFMEKATHLLSTSQNNINILPQVFSAAANHHPASWLTSLSRDILFSCADELLFLALFLSSCTI; from the coding sequence ATGGCTTCTGCCACTCATCCACCCAGCATCAACCACGTCACTTTCTCCCAAACCACTCTCCCCAAGTCTCACTCCTTTGGCCAGGTTTCACTCCCCATGCCCACCACCAACAACCGTCTTcactcctcctcctcccttgaaGCACAGGGATTCATAAACACACTTGTCTCCAACAACACAAACAAGCCAATCACTACTACTACTCTCTACAACTTGTGGAGAGAGGTTCAAGGGTGCAACGACTGGGAAAACCTACTTAACCCTTTGCATCCTCTCCTCCGTGAAGAGATCATTCGCTACGGCCAGTTCGTGAGGGCTTCTTACAAGGCCTTCGACTTGGATCCAACCTCCAAGAGATACCTCAACTGCAAGTACGGAAAGAAAACCATGTTGAAGCAGGTAGGCATGGCTGACTCTAGTGATCATGACTACCAAGTCACCAAGTACATCTACGCCACCCCTCCTCACATCAACATTATTCCTCCCTCCGCCCGCTGGATCGGCTACGTGGCGGTCTCCTCCGACGAATCCCTTCAAACGCTTGGAAGGAGGGACATAGTCATAACCTTCCGGGGAACAGTAACGAACCTGGAATGGATTTCCAACCTCATGAGCGCCCTAACTCCTGCCAATCTGGATCCGCAAGATCCGCGCCCGGATGTCCAAGTAGAGTCAGGCTTCCTCTCACTGTACACCTCCGAGGAGAGCGCCGCCAAGAAGTTCGGCCTCCAGAGCTGCAGAGAGCAGCTCCTCTCGGAGGTGTCGCGGTTGATGAGGAAGCACAAGGGAGAGAGCGTGAGCATAACCCTGGCTGGTCACAGCCTGGGTAGCGCTCTCGCTCTCTTGCTTGCCTACGACATAGCAGAGCTCGGACTCAACAACAGTAGTAACCGTCAGGAGGAGGTGCCCGTAACCGTTTTCTCCTTCGGGGGCCCCAGGGTTGGGAACCTGCAATTCAAGAAGAGGTGCGAGGAATTGGGAGTCAAAGTTCTGAGAATAGCGAACGTGAATGACCCCATCACGAAGCTGCCTGGGGTTGTGTTCAACGACGACAACCTGCCATGGAGTTGTTCCTGTTATGCCCATGTGGGCGTGGaactgcttcttgatttcttcaaCGTCCAAAACCCTTCTTGTGTGCATGACTTGGACACCTATATTCGCCTTGTTAGGAACCCCATCGTCAATAATAGTGATAGGGTTCAACAACAAGAACCTCTCATGAACCTTTTCATGGAGAAGGCAACACACTTGCTCTCCACCTcccaaaataacataaacatcTTGCCCCAAGTCTTTTCCGCCGCAGCCAACCACCACCCTGCTTCTTGGCTAACTTCTCTTTCAAGAGACATTTTATTTTCATGCGCTGATGAACTGCTTTTTTTGGCCTTGTTCCTTTCTTCTTGCACTATTTAG